CATACTGTTGATTCAGTAGGAAACTATGAAGTCCATGTTTTGACTTGACTGAAGGAAATGAATCCATAGCATCTCTCTTTACAAATATATGCCCAGAGAGAGGACAGCTGACAGACATTGTCCCCAGGGGCCATATCCAGTGCCTGACACACATTGGATCTGCAGTATATTTTGAGCAAATACTTGGATGGTGACTAGGTTGATGGTTAAGGCTACAATGACCATCATCAGTGCTTTGAGTCTCTGAGGTCTCAGACTTCATTTCATCCTTGTGCAGTGGTTTTTAATTTGTCTTGATCAGGGTTATACTTGTGTTTGGTTCATTTGATAAAAAAACTACTCACTATTCTAAATATCCTAGATTTCATCTCTGTATACTTTTCTGGGCCAAATCTTTATATAAAGACATGGGAAACCATACTGTATTATCTCCAGTGTGCCTACgatttactaaaacaaaacagaaacatattaTTTAAGTTATAGACTTTAAAAAGCCATGAATCATCTTTttgtaaaaaaagcaaaacattattatgattaaaaaaaaaaagatacagggcCTTTCTATATACCCCTGGCTGcccaggaactcactgtgtagaccaggttagcctcagtcgtacatagatccacctgcctctgcctcctgagtgctgggattaaaggtgtgcatcccCACATCTGAAAGAACATTATTATTAATCATGTTTTGAAATAGCTCCGTTTAGTTCTCCCATCAGCACTCTGAACTCCCAAGAGTGTCATCTGACTTCTGTGCTAAGATATGATAGTATTgttataaggatttttttttccagcaaataATTACTTTAGATCCCTgtcaaacaaatgaacacagtCATCAGTTTTAATCCGCAACCACCATATTATTGGCTTATATTTCTGAAAAAGTGTGGgtttgtacatgtgcatgcagttCCCGTGGAGTTAGAGTTAGAATTGGGTCTGGGCATCACTCTGtgaatgctaggaactgaacttctgtcccatctcaccagcccctagataCCCATTCTTAAAGCACAGtggaagacaaagaggaaaaggcCTCATGAATGAATGTAGCATGTTAGATAACTAAGTAGCTTTTACATTCTAGGTTGTTATTATCCTCTGTGGCTGATTGTGAATCTATTTAATGCCTTCAAGCTATATAAGATGCGATGAGAAGATAAGTCTCACAGTATACTGAATTGGGTTATGAAAGGCCTTCTCATGGCGTTTGTGTCCTATGTCAGAAATGAATAGTGTTTCTAATTTGCTGGGCACTTGGGCCAGGTTTACTTTAAGGAGGAAGCCAGTTTGGAGAATTAACGGTAACAGACATGGTCTCTTGGGAAAAAGCTTTTGGTGAGGTTGAACCTTTTTTTTGAAGTACGGTTTCAGTGATTTCTGAGTGGGCATTTTATAGGCACTGGGCCAAGGTGCCTTGAAACCATGCTTCACTAACTATGGACACTGCCTGGATGGATACTCAGGGAAACCCAGGTGCTGGAGGTAAAAGAGAGTGAAGTCTGAGCAACCTTCATTTGAACAGCATTCTCTGGGGCTGCTCTTGAAAGCATGGTGGGGAAGCCAGCAGCATCTATGGGACCTGGGGGCCTTTCAAGACACAGACCTCCTCCACACCAGCCCCACCAAATCAGGTTTCACAGTCATACAAATGAATCTGAACACAGATGATCTGAATGTATTGGCTATTTGGGGCCATTGTACTGGGACCTCCACAACCCCAGTTTTGTGGTGGCCAAGCACACAGTGACATGATCTtactttttctctcctcctcctcccgtcTAACATCTTCCTTTTTAGAGGCTAACATCCACGGCTGAAGACATCTTGTCTCCTTGCTCCAACACCCACTCTTCAGACCCCAGATCTCTGTGCTTGCCATTACTAAGAAACCATTTCCGGGGCTCTTTCCCTGACTGTGGACGTTTCCTTGGTAACTTGGTAATAACTGCTGGGCTGTGGGTTCATCCTGACTCCCTGTGGCTGACTCTTGCCTTCTTACTCTGTTCTGAGATCCCATGCTTCTAGGCTGTCCCGGAAACGCCACACTCCCTTTTGGTTTTAAGTCTTGTCCATAtgtgggggctgaggggtggGGTTCTCTCTATCATGAAATTCCTTCGCCTCACTACCGGTCGCTTTACTGATATTCGTGAGGTTCTGGTAGAGGGAAGGGTAGTCACGCTAACTGCCTGGGGTGCTTAAAACCAGGGATTGCTCAGAAGGGGAAAGAGCATGCAGTGGGTATCTTTCTAAGAACCCACTTCTTAGACCCCTCTGGATGCTTCGTATGGCCCCCATCTTTGCATCACCAGGTCCAGCTTGTAGCAGGTGCCCCGAGGCATCCGGATATCCAAACCCAGACCTAGAGTGGCCAGCCAGTTGTCCTCTTGAAGCAATTTGGTCCCTGTGTTCCAAATTGTGCTGGGGTGGTGGGGAAGGGCTCAGCAGAAAAGTGAACTGGCTATTTTAGAAGCACTGTTTACAAATTCAGGCTCTGTGGCCTGAGGGTTAGCGCAGCCAATGGTCAAGGGAACATGGTAGGGTCAACCAACATAGGGAACACTCAGAACAGACTCCTCTAGTCAGAAGACACCGGGAGGGGCAGAAACAAGATGGCTTTCTGGCCATAGTGAGTCCGAGGACCGCGCTTACAGCTCCCGTTCTTCTTGAGGCCCACAAACCAGTTCTTCTCCGCATGCTTCTTGGAGGTGTAAGTGTTATAATGgttttcttccagcctttccaggAACAGACATTCCTCATTTGGTGTCTGCTAAAATGATAGAAAccggtgtgggggtgggggtggggggtggggaagcacagttaGTGAGTGCTGTTCACCAGCTGTATGAAaatctgaacatttcttttgtaCTGGCGATTTTTCACTGAAAGGCTGGGGTTTTTGCCTCAGAATCATTATGAGCATGAATACCTATATAAAAATTGTCCTGAACATAAAAACATATACTGGAACTTTATTGCCTTTCTGTTGTAGTTTTGAGACAtgccctgaactcctgattctcttccaTCTGCCTTGCAGGGACCTATAGaaccaggcaagtgctctaccacagaaCTGTTCCCAGACTTAGACAACTGTTAACAGTTCATGAGTACTGTCCCTTATTTCATCAAACACATAGAATATATAAGGACCTATGGATATAAACTCATAATCTATTGAGGTCATATTCTACTTATCTGctgtatttttctattgttatctttgttttcttgttttatttttttcaagggtttatctagaactcactttgtagaccaggttggactcacagaaattcatctgcctcttgagtgctgggattaagcacATGCACCCCCATACCCATCCTTAGTTACTGTATTAATACTGGGGAAATAAACTTATGAAAATGTATTCAATATTCCTACCAAGGAAAAGTGaagttaaaatattaatgaccaagtgtggtggtgtacacctttgatcccagcacaaaggaggaagaggcaggggaatctctgtgagtttgaagccatcttggtctacagatcaagtttcaggacagccagggctgatcaggttccaggacagccagggctattacacagagaaaccctatctctaagAAGAACAAAactaatgaaaaacaaacaaacaaaattaatcattTGTTAGTTATGGTATCTTTCTGAGTATGGCTTGAAGATAGGTATCAAAATCTGAAacacctctccctgtctctgtaccCCActgttcttctctccctctcttttccagTACTACAAATTGAACTTAAATCTCCCCATATGCTGGGCAAGTACCCTACACCAAGCTATATTCCAAACCCTATAACTTGTATTATCATTGATCCAACAATTTCACTTCTAAGACTACCATTATGAGGCAGTTGAATTCATGTAAAGGTCTATTTTTGAGGTGGGTTTTGAAGTACCGGCTATTGTCCTGGCAATAAATGTCTATGGCAAAGTGATCAGTAGAGGGGATACAGTTCCCTCCTCGCAGTGGAATCTGGTGCAACTATAGGCTTATTGCACAACTATAGGCTTATTGAAACAGCCCAAGCACATTAATAATATGGCTACTTGAAAAATATCTGTCAGCTGACAGTTTATCTAAAATCTATCTATTAAAAGGGAGAAAAACTAATGTTTCAATTATTTGATTGCACCAGGTTTTGGAATGAACACTCTCAATTTGGATTTAAGGCAACGATGTGGGAAGTCTTAGGTTGGACACTGTCTTTTTGGTGACCTGCCATATGTGACTGTGCGTTCTTCACGACACATGATCCTCATGGACTCCTTACCCACAGTTGATTTGTGATTCCCTTCCTCCTGGTTTATGATCAGATCTTTCATTGATCTTTATGTGTGGGCGTGCTTATTTTATTAGGGTTTGCTGAGCAGAAAGGTGGAACCTCCTTACCCTTTATGGTCTTGTATCTCCCTCTATACACAGATGTAAAGGGAGGTGATGTCTCCTCACTACCTAGGAGTAGGTTAAcggaattctttctttcttcctgcttggGTAGGAGCCAGATTCCTGCTAAGCAAACAGCTTACTACTGAGTGCATCCCAGCCCCAGAGTTAGCTTTTATTAGCAAGGAACTATGCAACAGGAAGTGTTCAGCTTCTTATTCATTTATAGTCTAGGGAAATGACACCTGGGTGAGACATTGTGGACCCTTCTGGAACAAAATAGgatataaatatagtatttaaTTGAATGACTCTGCCTCTGGAGGAACTTGGTCCAGACACTAGTACTGGGCACATTgttgagagagaaggaaggagggggtaGAAGACTGTGTGGGTTGTCATGACCCCATAATAGCATCACCCTGTGATGGCCCTAGGTGGGTGTCAGGCCTGTGTTCACTGATGAAGGTGGGGATGGTCACATTATgcatctgtttttctctgtcacaCTGGTGCAGCCGACAAGCAGAGTGGCTGAGTCACGGCTGAGCTGGCCAGCCATCTCAGAGGTACTGTGTCCTTCAGTCAGGCTTTCTGTCTTATTCTACCCTTGGCACAGTACTGGTGACGTGTTCCTCAGCTCTTGATTCATGCCTATTGTTCTGgttgattctatttttatatttagcacACTTTCCCCCAATTACTTAGGTGACATACACTCATTGTAGAAAATTTGGGAACTACAGGAAGCTATTAGTGTATGATAAACCCACCCACTTACACCCCTGTAGATAACTGTATTAATATTCTGTTATACAGTGTTTCAAactaaagttttcaaaataaaaataccccCTATACACAGACCAGAATGGATGCATGCCTAAAACTTGTTCAGGGCATGAGGTAGCGCCTTTAGCTGTGTTAGAATGTTTCTTTGTCAATTGGTATATGAGAAGACTCTTAGGTAGGATGCTAAGATCATGTTTGGGTGACTTACAATGATGACCCCGGTTGATGTAGGAGAAGACCCCCCCCCATGAGAGTCTGCAGGACACTAGTTTCACGTATTTTTCCCTCAACATTAGTATTCAAGTgtaaaaatattagaataaatgtcaaaattaatttcaattaaaaaaaaagagctaaaagTCGTGCCATGATCTTTAAGACATAGTGAGAATGTGGGGCACACAAGCTGCTTGTTTGCCTTAGAGGCGTCGCCAGTGCAGTGTCCCCCAAGTGCCAGAAGCTAGTGAGCAAGTTCTCCTTGAACTGTCTTCTTGAACCATCTATGTGAGTGAGGTGGGTACTGTTGTGGCTATAGACAACTTACACAGTGGACAAACAAGTTGTCAGAGTCAGAGAGGTGTGAGCTTCATTTGTGAGTCTAAGAGGGAATGGTTGATCAGTTGACTGATTTGATAGCCGATTGGAAAAACTGCCTTAAAGTCTATTTCCTGTGTGGCAGTGGTCACTGACCAACTCCAACCACCTGACGTCATCTTCTCCCGTGACAGGATTCCATCTCCTGCCCTCTAGTGGGCCATGGGAGAACTGCACTGTGTCCACACTCAGGCTTCTTGTGTCTATGCGGGTTTGGCACTTTGATACCTCTGAAGGCACGGCCAGACTAAACCTGCCCTACAGCCTGCCTTTTTGTAAGCACCATCttcctgaaaggaaagaattGGGTCACAAATTACAGGCAAGATTCTTATAAGTGCTCGGATGCAGAGACGGGAACACTGAATCCCCAAACTTTAAAAGTTGATTTGACCTCTCTCAGCATAATTCTCGGAGCAGAGATACAAGGGGTCAGTCACATTGCATCTATTTCTGCCCCTTTCCACTACAGCAAGGTTTACTCAGTCAGACCAGCATCGAGCTTTGACTccaagaaggaaggaacagaTAGAGAACCTTAGCTACTAAGAAACAATTAGATGCCATTTTTCCACGGGGCTCATTCATCCTTACGGCCTGTCCAGCACCTACAGATGAATGTTGAATTGAATTCCTAAAATttgcttaacattttaaaatcctgGAATGGAAAACATTATCTTCAAATTTTAATacaattgaattttttaaaaaaaactttaaaggactgtaattttgatttttatttaaaaaaaaagaattaagaagctTGGGAAATAATATACACAGTACGCCTAACTTCAGAGTCCAgtgcctacatttaaaaaaaaaaaaaaagggtcaggCACAATGGTGTGTTTGTCCCAGCACTGGGTACCGGAAGACAGGTGGACCCTGGGGTTTTCTGGCTAGTTAGCCTAGTCTGCTTGGCAAGTTCTAAGCTAATGAGGgatcctgacttttttttttcttttaaaagttgacaTCACCTGAGGACTGATAACCAAGGCTATTCTCTGGCCCTCAGGTGCTCATGTGCAAGTAGGTTTAACCCCCGGCTCCCAGGCAGAACATTAAGAGACACACATAGCCCTCACTCAACTCAAGAAACATTTTTGGATTGAATGGATAAGGTAGGATTGGGTATTCTAAAATGAGTGCCTGAAAGGTCACTAAAGTACCCGTCACCCTTCCTTTCCCTTGTGTCCGTATGATAAACTGAGTATTTTGAGAGGCTACCACAAGAAACTCTTTTATGCCTGTGCCTAAAATAAGGCAAGGTAGAGGGTGGGAATCGTactggaaaaaacaacaaacaaagactAATTGACGGTGTCTCATTTGCATCACTCCGTGTAACAAGCCTTCTGGAAACCTCAGGCCTTGGCTGAGTCTGGAGGCGTCAGCCTTACACTTACCGAGCCGTATAAAAGCCCTTCGGTGTCCATGGCCAAGTACTGGCCCGTCTCCGTACCCTTTATATACACTTCGCCCGCGCTTTCCGCACTGAGCTGCAGCTGAActggaataaaaaaataacacaaggAAAAGTCAACAAACACACCACTTTTGCCAATAGCCCTACAGCCTGGACGGCCGGCCATGGAAAATTCTGCTTATCCGTTTTTTTTGTAGAGCTCCAAGGATGAGCCAGCCCTCGGTGAATCACAACAGTAGTTTCCTTTCTGCTCCAGGGAGAGCTGTCCAAGGGAATTACATTcctgagaaaaagagagacaaggGCTGGCTTGCCAGCCCATCTACCCTGTGAGTACCTGCTCActtcctctgtcttctgcctctgtcacctGAGGGAAAATAATTATAGGGAGAAGTGATACTGGTTTCCCTGGTTCTGCCAGCCCAGAGTTCTTGGAGTACAGCAGACCTTGTAGAACAGGCAGTGACAGCTGCTTTAGCTGTCACCCTGCTGGATACGGACAGGGAAATGATGGCAGATTGGTGATGTTTTAAACCCAGACATGGTTCGTTTCCTAGAGAggagagttcctgggagtcaggACTCACTGCTTCCTAGGAGGGACTTACCCATAATGAGGTTCGGTGAACCCCTCAACCTCCCAAATGAGGCCTGGAAGAGAGGAAGTGCTCAggagagggtgctgggaattgaatccaggtcctctggcagCATAgacagtgctcttgactgctgagccatctctccagcctctagctTGCTCTTTTTGCTAGCTTGCTCATTCTCTACTCTGTAGCTATCTGTATCCCAACAGTTGCCATGTCTCGATGGATGAGCCGgtgttttcccctctccctttgttCTCCTCATCCTCCAATTCACATTTAAGTGACAAATAATTATGTCACCCCT
This DNA window, taken from Mus caroli chromosome 18, CAROLI_EIJ_v1.1, whole genome shotgun sequence, encodes the following:
- the Fgf1 gene encoding fibroblast growth factor 1 isoform X1, with the protein product MAEGEITTFAALTERFNLPLGNYKKPKLLYCSNGGHFLRILPDGTVDGTRDRSDQHIQLQLSAESAGEVYIKGTETGQYLAMDTEGLLYGSQTPNEECLFLERLEENHYNTYTSKKHAEKNWFVGLKKNGSCKRGPRTHYGQKAILFLPLPVSSD
- the Fgf1 gene encoding fibroblast growth factor 1 isoform X2 gives rise to the protein MAEGEITTFAALTERFNLPLGNYKKPKLLYCSNGGHFLRILPDGTVDGTRDRSDQHIQLQLSAESAGEVYIKGTETGQYLAMDTEGLLYGSTPNEECLFLERLEENHYNTYTSKKHAEKNWFVGLKKNGSCKRGPRTHYGQKAILFLPLPVSSD